The following are from one region of the Odontesthes bonariensis isolate fOdoBon6 chromosome 12, fOdoBon6.hap1, whole genome shotgun sequence genome:
- the lrrfip1a gene encoding uncharacterized protein lrrfip1a isoform X10 — MGTQGTGRKRSTKKERSTAEDDALNLIAREAEARLAAKRAARAEAREIRMKELERQQKELSDDDERMSVGSRGSVRVEDREFPEKGSRAASALTAATLTSLGGTSSRRGSGETALTVDAESSLREIKEIHELKDQIQDVETKYIQSLKEVKDAFAEVEEKYRKAMVSNAQLDNDKNNLMYQVDTLKDSLMELEELLSESRREYEEKAKEYEREKYAHGVLQFQFNEMKETLKQSEELLNEIRQLRLKQNGFVSEISDLQETVEWKDKKIGALERQKEYTDPIRIERDELREEVVTLKDILKKHGIILGPDLNINGDAGEAEVDRSPDAEPSSHSAPDSQTTPTEGNSMLGNTEETELRAYKEEEVDPEQQQQMLEEDKENRLSSDKLCHVADMSALGSCIEKAEDQQTCLPIEDVSSKNLTAHPITKANDVNVVGSHFKEILTSHVENVPQTEGSEGDSTSHSEVMETETQSVDTHGDHVREARNNHFEKQPKKQEDGEESSLTRTESCPQQRVAQVVVKKSLADELTPAASNTEPQQEPEKTEEAENDESEEMPNKSQSQASMTSGKKKKKKRRGKKKGGTHDDKNQQKSGTDKENKSEKESATKINRSATETDNEGSITETVKASKSDQVKNEQDKQEPEEVEAAESIKPIESFSDKEVVQEPSMDNVSDEDREGKTVDFKTLEEVVSTDMPCLIKTPNEMIVDQVKDVENKEETLETDIVESVEAAGQIESYPLVETFQESTTNSTLTEEKDKLTFETEKVDEIGFEISPDPEANLLLSDITQTEVIEGPDKGRSSTSSSEVIHTESLDEIKSDCTVNNPESSFKTGCDKITEAETDVPSDGDIPADDSGSTNSSESKDNASASLPSPDVFTEVSKSMSDSEPSAAVHSGSNSIPTARPDKGPEEAVADDCELDAETVHEGIPHSTVSPTHDSDDSELRRNKTGAEELNGDIREAEDLAEPDNSLQREDSCASVATNNEAFEVEKTLQRMGRAVNLNAEVEIKETDAVGLLKTTLCPKEASVVDSSVEQESAFPENPELKKGHDNEETELKESNRVKCEGNDSPRQPELDADEDNGEDEEGQSFDFDDMDMEMATVPHVSNDPEQEEVEEGVEVTSDEISISSSELCQSVIETKQNTEERAADGINKNCTVDGGCWVDALDKESDAFPQVSQKSLPLEEGACDKVETECGEKQIATKEEVGDKPRPVAEQGRSLNIEDLAVVPENIKQTVSSPVEDGLDAAKLQREDSEFRNVANQVTGNREALQSAKDAKRSGKKGKSKGKEDCKMS, encoded by the exons CTGTCAGACGACGATGAGCGGATGTCAGTGGGAAGCCGTGGCAGCGTCAGG GTGGAGGACCGAGAATTTCCTGAGAAG GGATCTCGAGCAGCTTCCGCCTTAACAGCGGCAACCCTCACCTCTTTAGGTGGGACGTCTTCCCGGAGAGGAAGTGGAGAGACGGCTTTAACTGTGGATGCTGAGAGCTCCCTGCGAGAAATCAAG GAGATTCATGAACTCAAGGATCAAATTCAGGATGTGGAAACCAAGTACATCCAGAGCCTAAAAGAAGTCAAG GATGCTTTCGCTGAAGTGGAGGAGAAGTATCGTAAGGCCATGGTGTCCAACGCACAGCTGGATAACGACAAAAACAACCTGATGTATCAGGTGGACACACTCAAAGACTCGCTCATGGAACTGGAGGAGTTGCTGTCTGAGTCTCGCCGGGAATACGAGGAGAAAGCCAAG GAATACGAGCGAGAAAAATATGCCCATGGTGTGCTTCAGTTCCAGTTCAATGAAATGAAAGAGACTCTGAAACAAAGTGAGGAGCTCCTAAAT gAGATCCGTCAGCTGCGTTTGAAACAAAATGGTTTTGTTAGCGAAATATCTGACCTACAGGAGACTGTGGAGTGGAAGGATAAAAAAATTGGG GCCTTAGAACGACAGAAAGAATATACAGATCCAATCCGAATTGAGCGAGATGAACTCAGAGAAGAGGTGGTGACGCTCAAAGATATTCTAAAG AAACATGGAATAATACTGGGACCCGATCTGAACATCAACGGGGATGCTGGTGAAGCAGAAGTCGACAGGTCCCCTGATGCAGAACCCTCATCCCACTCGGCTCCTGATTCCCAGACCACCCCAACCGAAGGGAACAGTATGCTCG GAAACACAGAGGAGACAGAGTTGAGGGCTTACAAAGAGGAAGAGGTGGATCcagagcagcaacaacaaatgCTTGAGGAAGACAAAGAGAACCGCTTGAGCTCTGATAAACTCTGTCATGTTGCTGATATGTCTGCACTTGGGTCATGTATTGAAAAAGCAGAAGATCAACAGACATGCTTACCAATTGAGGATGTTTCTAGCAAGAATTTGACTGCCCATCCAATTACTAAAGCTAATGATGTAAATGTTGTCGGCTCACACTTCAAGGAGATTCTAACAAGTCATGTAGAAAATGTTCCACAAACAGAAGGTTCTGAGGGGGATTCCACGAGCCACTCAGAAGTGATGGAGACAGAAACCCAAAGTGTTGACACACATGGTGACCATGTTAGAGAGGCACGTAACAACCATTTTGAAAAGCAACCAAAAAAACAGGAAGATGGTGAGGAAAGTAGTTTGACACGTACAGAATCGTGTCCACAGCAAAGAGTTGCACAAGTCGTTGTGAAAAAGAGTTTAGCAGATGAGTTAACCCCAGCTGCATCAAACACTGAACCTCAGCAAGAACCTGAGAAGACGGAAGAAGCAGAGAATGACGAGTCAGAGGAAATGCCAAATAAGTCTCAGTCTCAGGCTTCTATGACTTcagggaaaaagaagaaaaagaagaggagaggTAAAAAGAAAGGAGGGACTCATGATGACAAGAATCAGCAGAAATCCGGAACGGATAAGgaaaacaaatcagaaaaagaatCGGCAACAAAGATTAATAGGTCCGCAACAGAAACTGACAATGAAGGTAGTATCACTGAAACGGTGAAGGCCTCAAAGTCTGATCAGGTCAAGAATGAGCAGGACAAACAAGAACCTGAAGAAGTTGAGGCAGCAGAATCAATAAAGCCTATTGAAAGTTTTTCTGACAAGGAAGTTGTTCAAGAACCAAGTATGGATAATGTTTCTGATGAGGACCGGGAAGGAAAAACTGTGGACTTTAAAACACTGGAAGAAGTGGTATCCACTGATATGCCATGTCTCATAAAAACTCCCAATGAAATGATAGTGGATCAAGTTAAAGATGTAGAGAACAAGGAGGAAACTTTGGAAACGGATATTGTGGAATCTGTAGAGGCAGCAGGACAAATAGAAAGTTATCCTCTCGTTGAAACTTTCCAGGAGTCCACAACAAATTCCACTTTGACCGAAGAAAAGGACAAACTAACATTCGAAACGGAGAAAGTAGATGAAATTGGATTTGAGATCAGTCCTGATCCAGAGGCCAACCTCCTCCTGTCTGACATCACCCAAACAGAGGTCATTGAAGGCCCTGACAAAGGGCGATCATCCACCTCAAGTAGTGAAGTCATCCACACCGAGTCTCTCGATGAGATTAAATCTGATTGCACAGTTAATAACCCTGAAAGCAGCTTTAAAACGGGCTGTGACAAAATCACTGAAGCCGAGACCGATGTTCCAAGCGATGGTGACATTCCCGCTGATGATTCTGGATCCACAAACAGTTCTGAGAGTAAAGATAACGCGTCTGCCTCACTGCCGTCTCCTGACGTGTTCACTGAAGTGAGCAAAAGCATGTCTGACTCGGAGCCGTCGGCAGCCGTGCACTCGGGCAGCAACAGCATTCCCACCGCGAGGCCTGATAAAGGTCCTGAGGAGGCGGTCGCAGATGACTGTGAGCTGGATGCAGAGACGGTACACGAAGGCATTCCTCACAGCACCGTATCTCCAACTCATGACAGTGATGATTCAGAGCTAAGACGAAACAAGACGGGAGCGGAAGAGCTGAATGGAGACATTAGAGAAGCTGAAGATCTAGCCGAGCCAGACAACTCCTTACAAAGGGAAGACAGTTGTGCATCAGTAGCAACAAACAATGAGGCATTTGAAGTCGAAAAGACGTTACAACGCATGGGTCGAGCTGTTAACTTAAATGCTGaagtagaaataaaagaaacagaTGCTGTTGGATTGTTAAAAACAACTCTCTGTCCGAAAGAAGCCTCAGTGGTGGATTCTTCTGTGGAGCAGGAATCTGCTTTCCCAGAAAATCCAGAACTTAAAAAAGGTCATGACAACGAGGAAACTGAGCTAAAGGAATCCAACCGGGTGAAATGTGAGGGTAATGATTCACCTCGACAACCCGAGCTGGATGCTGATGAAGACAATGGAGAAGATGAGGAAGGGCAGTCTTTTGATTTTGATGACATGGACATGGAAATGGCGACAGTACCCCATGTTTCTAATGATCCGGAGCAGGAAGAAGTAGAAGAGGGAGTCGAGGTCACATCGGATGAAATCAGCATTAGCAGTTCCGAGCTGTGCCAAAGTGTGATTGAGACCAAACAAAACACTGAAGAGAGAGCAGCTGATGGCATTAACAAGAACTGCACAGTTGATGGGGGTTGTTGGGTAGATGCACTGGATAAAGAATCAGATGCTTTTCCTCAAGTAAGTCAGAAGTCATTGCCTCTTGAAGAAGGTGCCTGTGACAAGGTGGAAACTGAGTGTGGAGAGAAACAAATCGCAACAAAGGAAGAAGTAGGTGACAAGCCGAGGCCTGTTGCAGAGCAAGGAAGGAGTTTGAATATTGAAGACTTGGCCGTTGTTCCAGAAAACATTAAGCAGACGGTCTCCTCACCAGTCGAAGACGGATTAGATGCTGCCAAGCTGCAGAGGGAAGATTCGGAATTCCGAAACGTTGCAAACCAAGTGACTGGCAACAGAGAGGCACTGCAGTCGGCTAAAGATGCAAAGAGGAGCGGCAAGAAAGGAAAAAGCAAGGGCAAAGAGGATTGTAAGATGTCTTAG
- the lrrfip1a gene encoding uncharacterized protein lrrfip1a isoform X4, with protein MGTQGTGRKRSTKKERSTAEDDALNLIAREAEARLAAKRAARAEAREIRMKELERQQKELSDDDERMSVGSRGSVRSDLDSVGAYGGGGSSLHKKSKKKKKHKHKDRDRNGNDDDYSVMSGRSSRLSDESRVSRSSRIDLTSPRLGDDSRVSRSSRLDLQPASYASADLYSLNVQSSSRHLGSAFNGYQNSLYEDSLCSGSRRVASATSHPLEYTSYRSPSSRASSRASSARASPVDNCSSVASFLRSAASSSSLPRDLDDLTIPDFSHVEDREFPEKGSRAASALTAATLTSLGGTSSRRGSGETALTVDAESSLREIKEIHELKDQIQDVETKYIQSLKEVKDAFAEVEEKYRKAMVSNAQLDNDKNNLMYQVDTLKDSLMELEELLSESRREYEEKAKEYEREKYAHGVLQFQFNEMKETLKQSEELLNEIRQLRLKQNGFVSEISDLQETVEWKDKKIGALERQKEYTDPIRIERDELREEVVTLKDILKKHGIILGPDLNINGDAGEAEVDRSPDAEPSSHSAPDSQTTPTEGNSMLGNTEETELRAYKEEEVDPEQQQQMLEEDKENRLSSDKLCHVADMSALGSCIEKAEDQQTCLPIEDVSSKNLTAHPITKANDVNVVGSHFKEILTSHVENVPQTEGSEGDSTSHSEVMETETQSVDTHGDHVREARNNHFEKQPKKQEDGEESSLTRTESCPQQRVAQVVVKKSLADELTPAASNTEPQQEPEKTEEAENDESEEMPNKSQSQASMTSGKKKKKKRRGKKKGGTHDDKNQQKSGTDKENKSEKESATKINRSATETDNEGSITETVKASKSDQVKNEQDKQEPEEVEAAESIKPIESFSDKEVVQEPSMDNVSDEDREGKTVDFKTLEEVVSTDMPCLIKTPNEMIVDQVKDVENKEETLETDIVESVEAAGQIESYPLVETFQESTTNSTLTEEKDKLTFETEKVDEIGFEISPDPEANLLLSDITQTEVIEGPDKGRSSTSSSEVIHTESLDEIKSDCTVNNPESSFKTGCDKITEAETDVPSDGDIPADDSGSTNSSESKDNASASLPSPDVFTEVSKSMSDSEPSAAVHSGSNSIPTARPDKGPEEAVADDCELDAETVHEGIPHSTVSPTHDSDDSELRRNKTGAEELNGDIREAEDLAEPDNSLQREDSCASVATNNEAFEVEKTLQRMGRAVNLNAEVEIKETDAVGLLKTTLCPKEASVVDSSVEQESAFPENPELKKGHDNEETELKESNRVKCEGNDSPRQPELDADEDNGEDEEGQSFDFDDMDMEMATVPHVSNDPEQEEVEEGVEVTSDEISISSSELCQSVIETKQNTEERAADGINKNCTVDGGCWVDALDKESDAFPQVSQKSLPLEEGACDKVETECGEKQIATKEEVGDKPRPVAEQGRSLNIEDLAVVPENIKQTVSSPVEDGLDAAKLQREDSEFRNVANQVTGNREALQSAKDAKRSGKKGKSKGKEDCKMS; from the exons CTGTCAGACGACGATGAGCGGATGTCAGTGGGAAGCCGTGGCAGCGTCAGG TCTGATCTTGACTCAGTCGGGGCTTATGGTGGAGGG GGCTCCTCCCTGCATAAGAAGtctaagaaaaagaagaagcataAGCACAAAGACAGAGAT agaaACGGCAATGATGATGATTACAGTGTCATGTCCGGCAGG AGCTCCAGACTCAGTGATGAAAGCAGAGTGTCTCGCTCCTCCAGGATAGATCTAACG AGCCCAAGACTGGGTGATGACAGCCGGGTCTCTCGCTCATCCAGATTAGACCTGCAGCCG GCCTCTTATGCTTCCGCAGACTTGTACAGTCTCAATGTGCAGTCTTCTTCTAGACACCTTGGCTCAGCTTTTAATGGTTATCAG AACTCCTTATATGAAGACAGTCTATGCAGCGGGTCCCGTCGAGTCGCCAGCGCCACCTCCCAT CCTTTAGAGTACACTAGTTATCGCAGCCCCAGCTCCAGAGCCTCCAGCAGGGCCAGTTCAGCCCGCGCCAGTCCAGTG GACAACTGCAGTTCCGTTGCCAGTTTTTTGAGGAGTGCAGCCAGTAGCAGCAGCCTCCCCAGGGACCTGGATGATCTTACTATTCCAGACTTTTCTCAT GTGGAGGACCGAGAATTTCCTGAGAAG GGATCTCGAGCAGCTTCCGCCTTAACAGCGGCAACCCTCACCTCTTTAGGTGGGACGTCTTCCCGGAGAGGAAGTGGAGAGACGGCTTTAACTGTGGATGCTGAGAGCTCCCTGCGAGAAATCAAG GAGATTCATGAACTCAAGGATCAAATTCAGGATGTGGAAACCAAGTACATCCAGAGCCTAAAAGAAGTCAAG GATGCTTTCGCTGAAGTGGAGGAGAAGTATCGTAAGGCCATGGTGTCCAACGCACAGCTGGATAACGACAAAAACAACCTGATGTATCAGGTGGACACACTCAAAGACTCGCTCATGGAACTGGAGGAGTTGCTGTCTGAGTCTCGCCGGGAATACGAGGAGAAAGCCAAG GAATACGAGCGAGAAAAATATGCCCATGGTGTGCTTCAGTTCCAGTTCAATGAAATGAAAGAGACTCTGAAACAAAGTGAGGAGCTCCTAAAT gAGATCCGTCAGCTGCGTTTGAAACAAAATGGTTTTGTTAGCGAAATATCTGACCTACAGGAGACTGTGGAGTGGAAGGATAAAAAAATTGGG GCCTTAGAACGACAGAAAGAATATACAGATCCAATCCGAATTGAGCGAGATGAACTCAGAGAAGAGGTGGTGACGCTCAAAGATATTCTAAAG AAACATGGAATAATACTGGGACCCGATCTGAACATCAACGGGGATGCTGGTGAAGCAGAAGTCGACAGGTCCCCTGATGCAGAACCCTCATCCCACTCGGCTCCTGATTCCCAGACCACCCCAACCGAAGGGAACAGTATGCTCG GAAACACAGAGGAGACAGAGTTGAGGGCTTACAAAGAGGAAGAGGTGGATCcagagcagcaacaacaaatgCTTGAGGAAGACAAAGAGAACCGCTTGAGCTCTGATAAACTCTGTCATGTTGCTGATATGTCTGCACTTGGGTCATGTATTGAAAAAGCAGAAGATCAACAGACATGCTTACCAATTGAGGATGTTTCTAGCAAGAATTTGACTGCCCATCCAATTACTAAAGCTAATGATGTAAATGTTGTCGGCTCACACTTCAAGGAGATTCTAACAAGTCATGTAGAAAATGTTCCACAAACAGAAGGTTCTGAGGGGGATTCCACGAGCCACTCAGAAGTGATGGAGACAGAAACCCAAAGTGTTGACACACATGGTGACCATGTTAGAGAGGCACGTAACAACCATTTTGAAAAGCAACCAAAAAAACAGGAAGATGGTGAGGAAAGTAGTTTGACACGTACAGAATCGTGTCCACAGCAAAGAGTTGCACAAGTCGTTGTGAAAAAGAGTTTAGCAGATGAGTTAACCCCAGCTGCATCAAACACTGAACCTCAGCAAGAACCTGAGAAGACGGAAGAAGCAGAGAATGACGAGTCAGAGGAAATGCCAAATAAGTCTCAGTCTCAGGCTTCTATGACTTcagggaaaaagaagaaaaagaagaggagaggTAAAAAGAAAGGAGGGACTCATGATGACAAGAATCAGCAGAAATCCGGAACGGATAAGgaaaacaaatcagaaaaagaatCGGCAACAAAGATTAATAGGTCCGCAACAGAAACTGACAATGAAGGTAGTATCACTGAAACGGTGAAGGCCTCAAAGTCTGATCAGGTCAAGAATGAGCAGGACAAACAAGAACCTGAAGAAGTTGAGGCAGCAGAATCAATAAAGCCTATTGAAAGTTTTTCTGACAAGGAAGTTGTTCAAGAACCAAGTATGGATAATGTTTCTGATGAGGACCGGGAAGGAAAAACTGTGGACTTTAAAACACTGGAAGAAGTGGTATCCACTGATATGCCATGTCTCATAAAAACTCCCAATGAAATGATAGTGGATCAAGTTAAAGATGTAGAGAACAAGGAGGAAACTTTGGAAACGGATATTGTGGAATCTGTAGAGGCAGCAGGACAAATAGAAAGTTATCCTCTCGTTGAAACTTTCCAGGAGTCCACAACAAATTCCACTTTGACCGAAGAAAAGGACAAACTAACATTCGAAACGGAGAAAGTAGATGAAATTGGATTTGAGATCAGTCCTGATCCAGAGGCCAACCTCCTCCTGTCTGACATCACCCAAACAGAGGTCATTGAAGGCCCTGACAAAGGGCGATCATCCACCTCAAGTAGTGAAGTCATCCACACCGAGTCTCTCGATGAGATTAAATCTGATTGCACAGTTAATAACCCTGAAAGCAGCTTTAAAACGGGCTGTGACAAAATCACTGAAGCCGAGACCGATGTTCCAAGCGATGGTGACATTCCCGCTGATGATTCTGGATCCACAAACAGTTCTGAGAGTAAAGATAACGCGTCTGCCTCACTGCCGTCTCCTGACGTGTTCACTGAAGTGAGCAAAAGCATGTCTGACTCGGAGCCGTCGGCAGCCGTGCACTCGGGCAGCAACAGCATTCCCACCGCGAGGCCTGATAAAGGTCCTGAGGAGGCGGTCGCAGATGACTGTGAGCTGGATGCAGAGACGGTACACGAAGGCATTCCTCACAGCACCGTATCTCCAACTCATGACAGTGATGATTCAGAGCTAAGACGAAACAAGACGGGAGCGGAAGAGCTGAATGGAGACATTAGAGAAGCTGAAGATCTAGCCGAGCCAGACAACTCCTTACAAAGGGAAGACAGTTGTGCATCAGTAGCAACAAACAATGAGGCATTTGAAGTCGAAAAGACGTTACAACGCATGGGTCGAGCTGTTAACTTAAATGCTGaagtagaaataaaagaaacagaTGCTGTTGGATTGTTAAAAACAACTCTCTGTCCGAAAGAAGCCTCAGTGGTGGATTCTTCTGTGGAGCAGGAATCTGCTTTCCCAGAAAATCCAGAACTTAAAAAAGGTCATGACAACGAGGAAACTGAGCTAAAGGAATCCAACCGGGTGAAATGTGAGGGTAATGATTCACCTCGACAACCCGAGCTGGATGCTGATGAAGACAATGGAGAAGATGAGGAAGGGCAGTCTTTTGATTTTGATGACATGGACATGGAAATGGCGACAGTACCCCATGTTTCTAATGATCCGGAGCAGGAAGAAGTAGAAGAGGGAGTCGAGGTCACATCGGATGAAATCAGCATTAGCAGTTCCGAGCTGTGCCAAAGTGTGATTGAGACCAAACAAAACACTGAAGAGAGAGCAGCTGATGGCATTAACAAGAACTGCACAGTTGATGGGGGTTGTTGGGTAGATGCACTGGATAAAGAATCAGATGCTTTTCCTCAAGTAAGTCAGAAGTCATTGCCTCTTGAAGAAGGTGCCTGTGACAAGGTGGAAACTGAGTGTGGAGAGAAACAAATCGCAACAAAGGAAGAAGTAGGTGACAAGCCGAGGCCTGTTGCAGAGCAAGGAAGGAGTTTGAATATTGAAGACTTGGCCGTTGTTCCAGAAAACATTAAGCAGACGGTCTCCTCACCAGTCGAAGACGGATTAGATGCTGCCAAGCTGCAGAGGGAAGATTCGGAATTCCGAAACGTTGCAAACCAAGTGACTGGCAACAGAGAGGCACTGCAGTCGGCTAAAGATGCAAAGAGGAGCGGCAAGAAAGGAAAAAGCAAGGGCAAAGAGGATTGTAAGATGTCTTAG